From a region of the Babylonia areolata isolate BAREFJ2019XMU chromosome 21, ASM4173473v1, whole genome shotgun sequence genome:
- the LOC143296674 gene encoding uncharacterized protein LOC143296674: MTAVDNNRTLTYNSSIPEGCKKIVFTEMEFIPWDNPHNIVSAEVEEIVYRVKDMMVVLLFLIGGPGNVINMAVFYKQGLQDRVNLCLFFLSLSDELYLIMAMFVHAEQVYLQFITKERYGPMFTFLANNNLIMFLGFGYASLVLYAIIACERCLCVINPLKFQTLLRTKTMAVIIIVVYVLVVGLHFIVSFRISIGCMYDPVSGNAFNTPVIGAFYKKHKQVIDLVDSFVFGVGLPGIVMTVVITSTIVTTWKLRQMMTWRAETTSSTISAREVALTKMLIGTSVLFIACVSPFALTRFCWLFFPEMNTGRRNHNFYLTTFWINKTLSYINSSSNIFVYFAMGSRYRETFFSLFSRKSDQIKA, encoded by the coding sequence ATGACCGCTGTCGATAATAACAGGACGTTGACATACAATTCTTCGATTCCAGAAGGATGCAAGAAGATCGTGTTCACTGAAATGGAGTTCATCCCTTGGGACAACCCACACAACATAGTGAGTGCGGAGGTCGAAGAGATTGTCTACAGAGTGAAGGACATGATGGTGGTTTTGCTGTTTCTGATTGGCGGGCCGGgcaacgtcatcaacatggcggtgttctaCAAACAGGGCCTCCAGGACCGTGTCAACCTGTGTCTCTTTTTCCTGTCGTTATCAGACGAGCTGTACCTGATCATGGCGATGTTTGTCCATGCTGAGCAAGTGTATTTGCAGTTTATCACGAAGGAGAGGTATGGTCCTATGTTCACGTTCCTGGCCAATAACAACTTGATTATGTTTCTAGGGTTCGGGTATGCTTCTCTTGTGCTGTATGCGATCATCGCCTGCGAAAGATGTCTGTGCGTCATCAACCCGCTGAAATTCCAGACCCTTTTACGTACCAAGACCatggctgtcatcatcatcgttgtgtaCGTTCTAGTCGTAGGCTTGCATTTCATTGTGTCGTTCCGAATTTCTATCGGCTGCATGTACGATCCTGTATCTGGTAACGCTTTTAACACACCCGTTATTGGAGCGTtttacaaaaaacacaaacaagtcaTCGACCTTGTGGATAGTTTCGTGTTTGGTGTTGGGCTGCCTGGTATAGTGATGACCGTAGTGATAACGTCAACGATAGTTACCACATGGAAGCTTCGTCAGATGATGACCTGGCGTGCCGAAACAACGTCGTCGACGATTTCTGCTCGTGAGGTGGCCCTGACCAAAATGCTGATCGGTACCTCCGTTCTCTTCATAGCGTGTGTGTCCCCCTTTGCTTTGACGCGTTTCTGCTGGCTCTTCTTTCCCGAGATGAACACGGGAAGACGGAATCACAATTTTTACCTGACTACGTTCTGGATCAACAAGACGTTGTCTTACATCAACTCCAGTTCCAACATCTTCGTGTACTTTGCGATGGGGTCCCGTTACAGGGAAACATTTTTCTCGCTGTTCTCAAGAAAATCAGATCAGATAAAAGCATAA